The genomic stretch ATGTTTATTTCTGCAGAAGAGGTGAGTAAGATGGATGATCTTTCAAGAGAAAATGGTCGTTTTGTGAGGGTCTTTAAACGTGATAATGGTAAAAAGGCATACTTGCGAATTTATCAAGATAATTTTATTCATCCGTTTGAAAGTGAGATTACCGCGGCATTAAAGACTCTTGTTGATAAATCTCCGATGGTAGCGTTCGTAACTGGACATGGGGAACGTGGTTATAATGATTACAGTGAAAAGGGATACGCGGCTTTTGCTCAAAATCCGTCATTTAGGAATTCTTTGATTAATCAAGGATTCCAAGTGGAGGAAGTGACATTGGATCAACCGGTACCGGAAAATGTAGATGTATTGGTTCTATCCGATTTAAAATCTTCATTGTCCCCGGAAGAGTTTGCGAATTATAATGCGTTTGTTGAAAGAGGTGGAAATCTGATCATTTTGGGAGAGCCGAAAAGACAAGCTTACATGAATCCTTTGGTTGAGGTGTTGGGATTACGTTTTGCGAATGGAATATTGGTAGCTCCAAGCAAGCAATATCTAGATGATATTATCGCGGCGAGAATTACGGAGGGGGCTTTGAATGCATCACTTTATTTCAGTCAGTTGATAAGGAGAGGTTATACCGTTATAACTCCTTCTGCATGTGCGGTAGAGGTTGTTGATACGACGAAAGGGTTTAAAATATCAGAAGTGTTGGCAACTAATCCGCAAGGTTCATGGATTGAATATGAGACAACGGATTTTTTGAACGATAAATCCACGATAGATCCTAACATTGGTGAAGTGGAGAAATCTAATTCCGTTATGTTGTATTTGAGTCGTTCTATTAAGGATAAACCGGAACAGCGTATTTTCGTTATCGGTGATGCCGATTGTTTGTCCGTGAAAGAGTTGTCCACAAGTCGAGCCGGATTGAATGGTGCGAACTTCAGTATGATTACAGAAATGTTTCGTAGTTTGTCTTATGATGAATATCCGATTAACACGGATCGGATTCGTCCCCCGGATGATGATTTGTATATTTCTCAAGATGCCATGATTTGGGTGAAGATTGGCTTTATTTGGTTGATTCCTTTGGCGATTATGGCTTGGAGTGTTGTATTCCTAATCAAGAGAAAGAGGCGGTAGGTGAATGCGGAAGGGGTTGTTTATATATCAGAAGAGTCGTCCGGGAATTTCGGGCGACTCTTGTCTGTATAAAATAAAATCATACCTTTGTATTTATAATGTGAAGGTGTAAGATGAATTCGGACAATGGATTATTAGCTAAACGAATTTTTCAAGGAGACGAAGAAGCGTTTAAAATTTTGTATGAAGAGTTTTTTCATGCATTGCTTGCTATTGCCTGTAAATATGTGGAGAGTGAGGTGGCGAAGGATATCGTGCAGGACACTTTTTTCAAATTATGGACCACGCCTCATAAGTTTTCTGCGACCACGGATTTACGTTTTTATTTGTACCGTTCCGTACAGAATCAATGTTTGAATTATATTCGGAATAAGAAAGTGGAAGATCGTTATCGTGATCGAGTAGAGGTCGTTTCAGAAGATTTCTTTTATAACACGGTATTAGAGGAAGAAATTT from Butyricimonas virosa encodes the following:
- a CDS encoding RNA polymerase sigma factor, with the translated sequence MNSDNGLLAKRIFQGDEEAFKILYEEFFHALLAIACKYVESEVAKDIVQDTFFKLWTTPHKFSATTDLRFYLYRSVQNQCLNYIRNKKVEDRYRDRVEVVSEDFFYNTVLEEEIFIRLQQAIDELPEKYRKVINLSLEGLSDKEVALRLGISIDAVKQQKKRGKEQLKEKLNHPFLFLLINFL